A window of Macrotis lagotis isolate mMagLag1 chromosome X, bilby.v1.9.chrom.fasta, whole genome shotgun sequence contains these coding sequences:
- the DNAJB1 gene encoding dnaJ homolog subfamily B member 1 isoform X1 — MGKDYYQTLGLARGASDEEIKRAYRRQALRYHPDKNKEPGAEEKFKEIAEAYDVLSDPRKRDIFDRYGEEGLKGGGPSSGSNAGPNGPSFSYTFHGDPHAMFAEFFGGRNPFDTFFGQRNGEEGMDIDDPFSGFPMGMGGFTNMNFGRPRPAQEHCRRKQDPPVTHDLRVSLEEIYSGCTKKMKISHKRLNPDGKSIRNEDKILTIEVKRGWKEGTKITFPKEGDQTSTNIPADIVFVLKDKPHNTFKRDGSDVIYPARVTLREALCGCTVNVPTLDGRSIPIVFKDVIRPGMRRKVPGEGLPLPKTPEKRGDLIIEFEVNFPDRISQSSRTVLEQILPI; from the exons ATGGGAAAGGATTACTACCAGACGCTGGGCCTGGCCCGGGGCGCCTCGGACGAAGAGATCAAGCGAGCCTACCGCCGGCAAGCGCTGCGCTACCACCCGGACAAGAACAAGGAGCCCGGCGCCGAGGAGAAGTTCAAGGAGATCGCCGAGGCCTACGACGTGCTCAGCGACCCGCGCAAAAGGGACATCTTCGACCGCTACGGGGAGGAGG gacTGAAGGGTGGTGGCCCTAGTAGTGGTAGCAATGCTGGTCCTAACGGTCCTTCCTTCAGCTACACTTTCCATGGGGACCCTCATGCCATGTTTGCAGAGTTCTTTGGTGGCCGCAATCCTTTTGACACCTTTTTTGGTCAACGAAATGGGGAAGAAGGCATGGACATTGATGACCCATTTTCTGGCTTCCCAATGGGCATGGGTGGCTTTACCAATATGAACTTCGGCCGACCCCGTCCCGCCCAGGAACACTGCCGCCGAAAACAGGATCCCCCGGTTACCCACGACCTTCGGGTCTCTCTTGAGGAGATCTATAGTGGTTgtaccaaaaaaatgaagatcTCCCACAAGCGGCTTAACCCCGATGGGAAGAGCATCCGCAATGAGGACAAGATCCTGACCATTGAAGTGAAAAGAGGGTGGAAAGAGGGGACCAAGATAACCTTCCCAAAAGAGGGGGACCAAACCTCAACCAACATTCCAGCTGACATTGTCTTTGTTTTAAAGGACAAGCCACACAATACATTTAAGAGAGATGGGTCTGATGTGATTTACCCAGCAAGAGTCACCCTCCGTGAG gcccTGTGTGGCTGTACAGTGAATGTCCCAACGCTGGATGGCAGGTCCATACCCATAGTGTTTAAGGATGTCATCAGGCCTGGAATGAGGCGGAAGGTTCCTGGAGAAGGCCTTCCTCTCCCCAAAACACCAGAGAAACGTGGGGATCTCATCATTGAGTTTGAAGTGAATTTCCCTGACAGAATTTCCCAGTCTTCAAGAACCGTCCTGGAGCAGATCCTGCCTATATAG